A window of Clavibacter michiganensis genomic DNA:
GTCGTCGCCGCCGTTCTCGTCGACCATGCGGAGCATTCCGACAGGACGCACGTCGATGACGACACCGGGGAAGGTCGGGCGGGGCAGGAGCACGAGCGCGTCCAGAGGATCACCGTCGTCGCCGAGGGTGTCATCGATGCTGCCGTAGTCCTGCGGGAACACCATGCTGGTGAACACGGCTCGGTCCAGGCGGATCCGCCCGGTCGCGTGATCGATCTCGTACTTGTTGCCGCTGCCGCGGGGGATCTCGATGGTGATGTCGAAGTGCATGTCGTCTCCTGTGTCGGGTCGGGGAGTCAGAGGTGTGTGCCGAGAGCGATGCCGGCGATCGCGGAGGCGACGGAGGTGATGAGCATTCCGAAGCCGTAGCCGGCTGCTGTGAGCACCC
This region includes:
- a CDS encoding inorganic diphosphatase → MHFDITIEIPRGSGNKYEIDHATGRIRLDRAVFTSMVFPQDYGSIDDTLGDDGDPLDALVLLPRPTFPGVVIDVRPVGMLRMVDENGGDDKILTVPYGDPRFADIHDIADVPDTTLQEIEHFFSHYKETEHGKHVTTAGWTSVTDAEALIRTAQQRFPRHR